A stretch of Bradyrhizobium sp. AZCC 2262 DNA encodes these proteins:
- a CDS encoding alpha/beta fold hydrolase: MHVAEVGEGAPVVLLHGYPETWYAWRKQWPDLARDYHVIMPDLRGYGDTDKPDVGYDKRTMAEDIRQVAVHLGYERIALVGHDRGARVATRFAKDHRGMVDRLAVLDNIPTRVVFNATDAKLAKLYWFFYFQQVPHLPEALIQGREEIFLRHFYSTWCYNPGAIEETAVAEYVRAYSQPGALRGAFNDYRAGPVDLKQDIEDQDDLIDCPVLAIWGSDFELVGKTFDVLEVWKGFASNVRGVAIPECGHLPQEEQPERVNQELREFLRGWGG; this comes from the coding sequence ATGCATGTCGCAGAAGTTGGAGAGGGCGCACCCGTCGTCCTGCTTCATGGCTACCCCGAGACCTGGTACGCGTGGCGGAAGCAGTGGCCCGATCTAGCCCGCGATTACCACGTAATCATGCCCGATCTGCGCGGGTATGGCGACACCGACAAGCCCGACGTCGGCTACGATAAGCGGACCATGGCGGAAGACATCCGGCAGGTCGCGGTTCATCTCGGCTATGAGCGGATCGCACTCGTCGGCCACGATCGTGGCGCTCGGGTCGCGACGCGTTTCGCCAAAGATCACCGGGGCATGGTCGATCGCCTGGCAGTGCTGGACAACATCCCGACCCGCGTTGTCTTCAATGCGACGGACGCGAAGCTCGCTAAGCTCTATTGGTTCTTCTACTTCCAACAGGTCCCGCATCTGCCCGAAGCGCTGATCCAGGGGCGAGAGGAAATCTTCCTCCGTCATTTCTACAGCACCTGGTGCTACAACCCCGGTGCGATCGAGGAGACCGCCGTCGCCGAGTATGTCCGCGCCTACTCCCAGCCGGGTGCCCTGCGGGGCGCGTTCAACGATTATCGTGCGGGGCCGGTTGATTTGAAGCAGGACATCGAGGATCAGGACGATCTGATCGACTGCCCAGTGCTGGCGATTTGGGGCTCCGACTTTGAGCTCGTCGGCAAAACCTTCGATGTATTGGAAGTCTGGAAGGGGTTCGCGAGCAACGTGCGCGGCGTCGCCATCCCCGAGTGTGGACATCTCCCCCAAGAAGAACAGCCGGAACGCGTGAATCAAGAACTGCGCGAGTTCCTTCGCGGATGGGGCGGGTGA
- a CDS encoding fumarylacetoacetate hydrolase family protein, which yields MKLVNFHGSEGIQAGVVREGGVEDLAASDLWQGPAPVALSDISALAAKIGAPASPLVPIESLRLAPVVVAPEKIICVGLNYRRHAVEANMPIPTTPVIFGKFANSLSASGNHIALPTVDFKYDYEAELGVIIGREARDVSVDRALDSVAGYCCANDLSARGTQLATSQWMIGKMFDGFLPLGPFLATTDDIPDPQALGIQCRVNGEIRQSSSTSDMIFSVAEIIAFLSRHATLKPGDVIITGTPEGVLMGHKTPIWLKPGDEVAIDIAGLGVLTNMLTTEEARS from the coding sequence ATGAAACTTGTCAATTTTCATGGTTCAGAAGGCATCCAGGCTGGTGTCGTTCGTGAAGGCGGCGTCGAGGATCTAGCAGCCTCGGACCTTTGGCAGGGACCCGCGCCTGTTGCCCTCAGCGATATCTCTGCGCTCGCCGCGAAGATCGGGGCGCCAGCCAGTCCGCTCGTCCCGATTGAGAGCTTGCGCCTTGCCCCGGTCGTCGTGGCGCCTGAGAAGATCATCTGCGTTGGGCTCAACTATCGCCGTCATGCAGTCGAGGCCAACATGCCGATCCCCACGACGCCGGTGATCTTCGGAAAGTTCGCGAATAGCCTGAGCGCCTCCGGCAACCACATCGCCCTCCCGACCGTCGACTTCAAGTATGACTACGAAGCCGAACTGGGGGTGATAATCGGCCGCGAGGCACGTGACGTATCGGTCGATCGAGCGTTGGACTCCGTCGCGGGATATTGCTGCGCCAACGATCTCTCCGCTCGCGGCACGCAACTCGCCACTAGCCAGTGGATGATCGGCAAGATGTTCGACGGGTTTCTGCCGCTAGGCCCATTTCTCGCGACGACCGACGACATCCCGGACCCGCAAGCTCTCGGAATCCAGTGCCGGGTCAATGGCGAAATCCGCCAGTCCTCGTCGACAAGCGACATGATCTTCAGCGTTGCCGAGATCATCGCTTTCCTCAGCCGGCACGCCACGCTGAAGCCAGGCGATGTCATCATCACCGGTACGCCGGAAGGCGTCCTGATGGGTCACAAGACACCGATTTGGCTGAAGCCGGGCGACGAAGTCGCGATCGACATTGCCGGCCTTGGCGTCCTGACCAACATGCTCACCACGGAGGAAGCTCGTTCATGA
- a CDS encoding C-terminal binding protein, translating into MKTVLVTDHVFPNLDPENAVLEGIGTLREAGSVKDAELLELARDADAVLNCYRPLSADIVEAMKNCRIIARYGIGVDTIPLEVATSRGIQVTNVPDYCIEEVADHGLALILALTRGIIRGLDQTRGGGWNVKLLRPLHRQRGQTLGLVGFGRIARALAHRATALGYEIIVSDPFLSDEAVRTGGARPADLDTLFKESDVVSLHAPLTSKTRHMVNAERLATMRTGAVLVNTSRGGLVDYEAVVTALRGGTLGGAGLDVLETEPPAARSSPIGEVPNLVVTPHLAFYSEQALVELQRKAAEQIRAVLEGRAPDYPVNTI; encoded by the coding sequence ATGAAGACGGTTCTAGTTACCGACCATGTTTTTCCGAACCTCGATCCCGAAAATGCAGTCCTCGAGGGCATCGGTACGCTACGGGAAGCCGGTTCAGTCAAAGATGCCGAGCTGTTGGAATTGGCTCGGGATGCGGACGCGGTACTGAACTGCTACCGGCCGCTCTCCGCCGACATCGTCGAGGCCATGAAGAACTGCCGGATCATAGCGCGCTATGGCATCGGGGTTGACACGATCCCCTTGGAAGTCGCGACCTCGCGCGGCATCCAGGTCACGAACGTCCCGGATTATTGTATCGAGGAGGTTGCCGATCACGGCTTGGCGCTGATCCTGGCATTGACGCGCGGCATCATCCGCGGTCTGGATCAGACCCGCGGCGGTGGCTGGAACGTGAAATTGCTTCGACCGCTTCACCGCCAACGTGGTCAAACACTCGGCTTGGTCGGGTTCGGCCGCATCGCCCGGGCGCTTGCCCATCGTGCAACGGCGCTTGGCTACGAAATTATCGTCTCCGATCCGTTTCTGTCCGACGAAGCGGTTCGGACTGGAGGCGCTCGCCCCGCCGACCTCGATACTCTGTTCAAAGAGTCTGACGTGGTCTCGCTTCATGCGCCGCTGACCTCGAAGACCCGGCACATGGTCAATGCTGAGCGGCTGGCAACCATGCGAACTGGCGCTGTGCTGGTCAATACGTCGCGCGGCGGGCTAGTCGATTACGAGGCGGTCGTCACGGCACTCCGCGGTGGGACTCTCGGCGGTGCCGGCCTCGACGTCCTCGAAACTGAACCACCCGCAGCGCGTTCCTCGCCGATTGGTGAAGTGCCCAACCTCGTTGTTACACCCCATCTGGCGTTCTACTCGGAGCAGGCGCTCGTTGAACTCCAGCGCAAGGCAGCGGAACAGATCCGCGCGGTTTTGGAAGGCCGTGCGCCAGATTATCCCGTCAACACGATCTAG
- a CDS encoding IclR family transcriptional regulator, which translates to MHAGAALDLFATEQHEWGTTEIAEALALPKSSAHALLASLTEIGLLERTPDRRFRLGHKLLGFGETVLAESEIFNTMRDMLNELMQRLGRSVYLAVHDGQHVVYINRMQGPSSVPASLGSAGPTLPMHASAAGKILLANAPEAQVKRILDSRRLERLTRRTITSEGDLVAELKAVRQQGYALSEGEYVAELYCVAAPIHNRDTEVVAAIGIGATAADFEMNREKMVREVMRAAYLASREQGWRPSRTA; encoded by the coding sequence TTGCATGCCGGCGCAGCTCTGGATCTCTTTGCGACGGAACAACATGAATGGGGCACGACGGAAATTGCCGAAGCCTTGGCGCTTCCCAAATCCTCCGCGCACGCGCTCTTGGCTTCTCTCACCGAGATCGGTTTGCTTGAACGGACGCCGGATCGCCGCTTCCGTCTTGGACACAAGCTGCTCGGATTCGGCGAAACCGTGCTGGCAGAGAGCGAGATTTTCAACACCATGCGCGACATGTTGAACGAGCTGATGCAGCGGTTGGGCCGGTCGGTCTATCTGGCGGTTCACGACGGTCAGCATGTGGTCTACATCAACCGCATGCAGGGCCCGAGTTCCGTGCCGGCGTCTCTTGGCAGCGCCGGGCCGACACTACCGATGCACGCGAGTGCCGCCGGGAAGATCCTGCTTGCAAACGCGCCAGAGGCGCAAGTGAAGCGGATTCTGGATAGCCGCAGGCTCGAACGGTTGACCCGAAGAACCATTACCAGCGAGGGCGATCTGGTCGCCGAACTGAAAGCGGTGCGGCAGCAGGGATACGCGTTGAGTGAGGGCGAATATGTCGCCGAGCTCTATTGTGTTGCCGCACCAATTCATAACCGCGATACCGAGGTTGTCGCGGCAATCGGGATCGGTGCTACGGCCGCAGATTTCGAGATGAATAGGGAGAAAATGGTTCGCGAAGTTATGCGTGCCGCTTATCTCGCCTCGCGCGAGCAAGGCTGGCGGCCCAGTCGGACCGCCTGA
- a CDS encoding HlyD family secretion protein codes for MSDVEAKSGALNSVDVHGNAQRWRVKIVSVFITLAAVGIAIVLGRAMWDAYMVGPWTRDSVVRAYVVTMAPEVSGRIVEMPVPDNQFVHKGDVLMVIDPTDYQIALDLAEAGVLQAKATAENAQTMAERRRKLSDLAVTVEDRQTHDAIALATQAQHRQAVAQLDRAKVNLQRTEIHSPVNGWVTNLLAQQGDYANVGQSVISVVDADSYWVDAYFEETQLASIRDGDPVKIKLMGNTQIITGEVVGIARGINVSNAQPNQQGLATVNPIFTWVRLAQRVPVRIRLRCVPDGVRLVAGLTATVQVNPRSRPSK; via the coding sequence ATGTCAGACGTGGAAGCAAAATCAGGGGCACTCAATAGCGTCGACGTTCACGGCAACGCGCAGCGGTGGCGCGTCAAAATCGTTTCGGTGTTCATTACGCTCGCCGCAGTTGGCATTGCCATCGTCCTAGGCCGCGCGATGTGGGACGCGTATATGGTTGGACCTTGGACGCGCGACAGCGTGGTCCGCGCCTATGTCGTCACGATGGCGCCAGAGGTATCAGGGCGTATTGTGGAGATGCCAGTGCCCGACAATCAGTTCGTGCACAAGGGCGATGTGCTGATGGTCATTGACCCGACCGACTACCAGATCGCTCTCGACCTTGCAGAAGCAGGCGTGCTGCAGGCCAAGGCTACCGCCGAAAATGCACAGACCATGGCGGAGCGCCGGCGCAAGCTGAGCGACCTAGCGGTGACCGTCGAAGACAGGCAAACCCACGACGCGATCGCATTGGCAACCCAGGCGCAACATCGACAGGCTGTTGCCCAATTGGATCGGGCGAAAGTCAATCTGCAGCGTACCGAGATCCACTCGCCGGTGAATGGATGGGTAACCAATCTCCTTGCGCAGCAAGGAGATTATGCCAACGTGGGACAGAGCGTAATTTCTGTCGTTGATGCCGATTCCTATTGGGTGGACGCCTATTTCGAGGAAACGCAACTTGCATCCATCCGCGACGGCGATCCCGTCAAGATCAAGTTGATGGGAAATACCCAGATCATTACCGGCGAGGTCGTTGGCATCGCGCGTGGCATCAACGTCTCAAACGCGCAACCCAACCAGCAAGGTCTTGCCACGGTCAACCCGATCTTCACCTGGGTGCGCTTGGCGCAGCGCGTGCCGGTGCGCATACGGCTTAGATGCGTGCCTGACGGCGTACGCCTGGTCGCTGGCTTGACTGCAACGGTGCAGGTTAACCCGCGTTCTCGACCTTCTAAGTAA
- a CDS encoding DUF1656 domain-containing protein, which yields MKFFEINLFGVYVAPMSILMLAAWLATLALLRVAGRFGLLRHVWHPPLFVIALYMIALSSMVIVISHWA from the coding sequence TTGAAGTTTTTCGAAATCAACCTGTTCGGCGTCTATGTTGCGCCCATGTCGATCCTGATGCTGGCAGCCTGGCTGGCGACACTTGCGTTGCTGAGGGTGGCCGGGCGATTCGGGTTGCTGCGTCATGTCTGGCACCCGCCGCTGTTCGTCATTGCCTTGTACATGATCGCGCTGTCGTCGATGGTAATTGTCATCTCACACTGGGCTTAA
- a CDS encoding MFS transporter: protein MHRTASPLGSSRADHRHALLVLICTSAPSFMIQLDANIVSVSLPAIARSLGASFAGIEWVITAYILSFASLLLPAGALADRFGRKRLLILGLSVFTFASFLCGSAPNLTVLIIARALQGVGAAMQLSAALATLSHVFQGEARARAFSFWGSVVGIGAALGPIVGGLITQNFGWEWAFYINLPIGAALIALIIRVIESSRDPDAMQLDLPGVACFGGGLFLTTLALIGGNHRGWTDPWILGEGVGAVILFVLFILVERNQARPMLDLSYFRKPTYIGANLAQFSFSAGVLTMLTFIPIFLQSGLGYASASSGLMMLPMVIPMFLVPHLVTHFLAHRFSGRDLLTAGLSLVCLGLFALALAVRDVAYGPLIGGMVIAGVGAGLLNGETTKVGMTVIPKERSGMASGISGTVRFTGLVVGIAALGAVLYSRVTLAVAEALPKVSSADRATLVQDITAGNLSGATLAGHDALSFRALATVSFASGYHALFLAGALFMLISTILTWRLVSPAETPPIPASSARPQSKPQ, encoded by the coding sequence ATGCATCGAACCGCCTCTCCGCTCGGTAGCTCGCGCGCAGACCACCGCCATGCGTTGCTCGTGCTGATCTGCACTTCAGCGCCTTCTTTCATGATACAGCTCGACGCGAACATCGTCTCGGTGTCGCTACCGGCAATAGCCCGTTCTTTGGGCGCGAGCTTTGCCGGGATCGAGTGGGTGATCACGGCCTATATACTGAGCTTTGCGTCGCTCTTACTGCCGGCTGGAGCACTGGCGGACCGCTTCGGTCGCAAGAGGCTGCTGATCCTTGGCCTGTCGGTATTCACCTTCGCATCGTTTCTCTGCGGGTCCGCACCGAATCTTACAGTCCTCATCATCGCCCGCGCGCTACAGGGTGTAGGCGCCGCCATGCAACTCAGTGCGGCACTCGCGACCCTCTCGCATGTGTTCCAGGGAGAAGCCCGTGCGCGGGCTTTTTCCTTTTGGGGATCAGTGGTCGGGATCGGCGCCGCCTTGGGCCCTATCGTGGGGGGCCTCATCACCCAAAATTTCGGGTGGGAATGGGCCTTCTATATCAATCTTCCTATCGGCGCGGCTTTAATCGCGTTGATCATCCGTGTCATCGAGTCTTCCAGGGATCCCGACGCCATGCAGCTCGATCTGCCCGGCGTGGCCTGTTTCGGTGGCGGGCTTTTCCTGACGACGCTCGCGCTTATCGGAGGCAACCACCGCGGCTGGACCGATCCATGGATCCTTGGCGAAGGCGTGGGCGCGGTGATTCTCTTCGTCCTTTTCATTCTCGTCGAGCGCAACCAGGCCCGCCCGATGCTTGACCTCTCCTACTTCCGCAAGCCGACCTACATCGGCGCCAACCTGGCACAGTTCTCCTTTTCGGCCGGAGTGCTGACAATGCTGACCTTCATTCCGATCTTTCTTCAAAGCGGCCTCGGTTACGCCTCTGCGAGCTCAGGACTAATGATGCTTCCGATGGTTATTCCAATGTTCCTCGTGCCGCACCTCGTCACGCATTTTCTCGCGCACCGGTTTTCCGGTCGAGATCTTCTGACCGCCGGCTTGTCGTTGGTTTGCCTCGGCCTCTTCGCGCTTGCGCTGGCTGTACGGGACGTAGCGTATGGCCCATTGATCGGTGGGATGGTGATTGCTGGGGTCGGAGCAGGCCTGCTCAATGGTGAAACGACCAAGGTCGGAATGACGGTCATTCCAAAGGAGCGCTCTGGGATGGCCTCGGGCATTTCGGGCACGGTGCGTTTCACTGGCCTCGTCGTCGGTATCGCCGCGTTGGGAGCTGTACTTTACAGTCGCGTCACCTTGGCCGTGGCTGAGGCGCTTCCCAAGGTCTCTTCTGCCGATCGAGCCACCCTTGTCCAAGACATAACGGCGGGCAATCTTTCCGGGGCGACTCTTGCCGGTCACGACGCCTTGAGTTTCAGGGCACTCGCCACGGTGAGCTTTGCAAGCGGCTATCACGCCCTCTTTTTAGCTGGCGCACTGTTCATGCTGATTTCGACAATTCTGACTTGGCGCTTGGTGAGCCCGGCCGAGACGCCGCCGATCCCGGCTTCATCAGCGCGGCCACAGTCAAAACCCCAGTAA
- a CDS encoding tautomerase family protein, whose product MPLVRIDVRKGKDAAYRQKIGRIVYDALVSVGVPEKDRFQIIAEHEADGFQFDAEYLGIQRSADLVIIQITWNEGRTTAQKQALYKAVADGLHATVGLRREDVLINLIEVKKENWSFGNGIATYAA is encoded by the coding sequence ATGCCTCTCGTTCGAATCGATGTCCGTAAAGGCAAGGATGCAGCCTACCGCCAGAAGATCGGTCGCATCGTCTATGACGCGCTTGTCAGCGTCGGCGTTCCGGAAAAAGACCGCTTCCAAATCATTGCTGAGCACGAAGCTGACGGTTTCCAGTTCGATGCCGAATATCTCGGCATCCAGCGCAGTGCAGATCTCGTGATTATCCAGATCACCTGGAATGAAGGCCGGACAACGGCGCAAAAGCAAGCGCTCTACAAGGCCGTCGCCGATGGCCTTCACGCAACTGTCGGACTCCGGCGCGAGGACGTCTTGATCAACCTCATCGAGGTCAAGAAGGAGAACTGGTCCTTCGGCAATGGTATCGCTACGTACGCGGCCTAA
- a CDS encoding beta-eliminating lyase-related protein: MCVQIHAAATPEMRKAMANAEVGDDVYGNDPTVKNTLAAYSQSLGKAGVRSG; the protein is encoded by the coding sequence TTGTGCGTACAGATACATGCGGCCGCTACCCCCGAAATGCGTAAAGCGATGGCCAATGCCGAAGTCGGTGACGACGTCTACGGCAATGATCCCACGGTCAAAAACACTCTAGCAGCGTACAGTCAATCTTTGGGTAAGGCAGGGGTTCGATCTGGCTGA
- a CDS encoding MarR family winged helix-turn-helix transcriptional regulator encodes MSQLYDAILAPCGLRTTQRAILNHISRAGAPSVGELAADLVMDRGALAHNLKPLERDGFVRQDVDPRDRRNRVISLTEEGRSKLRESERLWARAQKKFDKAYGSAASAALREALALVASDKFMASFEGAV; translated from the coding sequence GTGTCGCAGCTCTACGATGCCATTCTTGCGCCGTGCGGACTGCGCACCACGCAGCGGGCAATCCTGAACCACATCTCGCGCGCGGGGGCCCCCTCGGTCGGTGAGCTGGCTGCCGATCTGGTGATGGATCGCGGCGCGCTGGCGCACAATCTAAAACCGCTCGAACGCGACGGATTTGTGCGGCAGGATGTTGATCCGCGCGACCGTCGGAATCGTGTCATTAGCCTGACCGAGGAAGGGCGCTCCAAGTTACGGGAGTCGGAGCGGCTCTGGGCTCGCGCACAAAAGAAATTCGACAAAGCGTATGGGTCTGCAGCGTCCGCAGCCCTGCGCGAGGCGCTTGCTCTTGTTGCTTCCGACAAGTTCATGGCCAGCTTCGAGGGCGCAGTTTAG
- a CDS encoding thiolase family protein, with translation MTSPRSVIFANPARTAIGTFGGSLKEIAAPNLGAAAIKAAIERAGLKPDEVGTVAMGNVIQAGTKMNPARQAAIHGGLPVSVPAMTVNRVCGSGAQAIVSAAQEIILGSVDVAVAGGMENMDLAPYLVARARWGHRMGDGQLYDSMLRDGLNDAFSDEHSGWHTEDLAGKFQISRPAQDEWALRSQQRFSAAQEAGKFKDEIVPVELPGRKGATIFDKDEHNRPQTTLEALAALRPAFRKDGTITAGNAPGVNSGAAAIVLADRDWAEARGLAPVARLVSYGIAAVEPSMFGLGPIPAVRQALDRAGWRLGDVERIEINEAFAAIVIAVTRELGLSPDIVNIEGGAIAHGHPIGATGAVLTTRLIHSMRRDGLRRGIVTMCIGGGQGIALALEMIN, from the coding sequence ATGACGTCACCACGCTCAGTCATCTTCGCAAACCCCGCCCGAACGGCGATCGGGACCTTCGGTGGAAGCCTCAAAGAAATCGCGGCCCCCAATCTCGGTGCCGCCGCCATCAAAGCGGCGATCGAGCGCGCCGGTCTCAAGCCCGACGAGGTCGGCACCGTGGCCATGGGTAATGTTATCCAGGCCGGCACCAAGATGAATCCGGCGCGGCAGGCGGCGATCCATGGCGGTCTGCCGGTGTCTGTGCCGGCGATGACTGTGAACCGTGTCTGCGGCTCGGGCGCGCAGGCCATCGTCTCCGCGGCGCAGGAGATCATCTTGGGCTCGGTCGACGTCGCGGTCGCCGGCGGCATGGAGAACATGGATCTTGCCCCCTACCTCGTTGCGCGCGCACGGTGGGGCCATCGGATGGGCGACGGACAGCTCTACGACAGCATGCTGCGCGATGGCCTCAACGACGCATTTTCGGATGAGCACTCAGGCTGGCATACCGAGGATCTCGCCGGGAAATTCCAGATCAGCCGCCCGGCGCAGGACGAATGGGCGCTTCGCTCGCAGCAGCGCTTCTCGGCGGCGCAGGAAGCGGGAAAATTCAAGGACGAGATCGTTCCGGTCGAGCTTCCCGGCCGCAAGGGCGCGACGATATTCGACAAGGATGAGCACAATCGGCCGCAGACGACGCTCGAGGCGCTCGCCGCGCTGAGGCCGGCATTCCGCAAGGACGGGACGATTACCGCGGGCAATGCGCCCGGCGTGAACAGCGGCGCGGCCGCCATCGTCCTCGCCGACCGAGACTGGGCGGAAGCGCGCGGCCTCGCGCCCGTCGCGCGACTCGTCTCCTATGGCATTGCCGCTGTCGAGCCCAGCATGTTCGGCCTCGGGCCGATCCCGGCCGTCCGTCAGGCGCTCGACCGGGCGGGGTGGAGGCTCGGCGATGTCGAGCGCATCGAGATCAACGAGGCCTTCGCCGCGATTGTCATTGCCGTCACGCGCGAGCTCGGGCTTTCGCCCGACATCGTCAATATCGAAGGCGGCGCGATCGCCCACGGGCATCCAATCGGCGCCACCGGCGCGGTGCTGACAACCCGCCTCATACATTCGATGCGTCGCGACGGCCTCAGGCGCGGGATTGTCACTATGTGCATCGGCGGCGGCCAGGGCATCGCGCTCGCACTCGAGATGATCAATTGA